The sequence AAGTCGCAAGAAGATGCCCTGTCCGACATTCGGCAGCACGGCACCGAACCGTGCTGCCTTGATCAAGGAGGCAAGTCCATCAGCCGGCGGGTTTGTACGCTCCGGCTGCCTTCTTGGCCGCCGCGAGCACTGCCTTCATGTCGAGTTCTTCCAGGACAACCATCTCGGTCAGCGAGCCGCTCGCTCGCACCGCAAGGGACATGCCAATCCCCGCTGACTGGTCCGGCACCTCGCCATTGACAACGACGTCGTAGATGCCGCGCGTGAACATCACGCTGGTCATCTTGCCGCCAACGCTTTCAAAAAGCGCCTTGACCGCAGCCTGCCTGTCCGAGCCTTGCATCAATCCTTTGGCGGCATGGGGCGCATAGTTTGCCAAGATAGTCACTTTCATGGGTATTTCCTCCAAATGTCATTGTCTCGTGCTGCTCCATAATTCGAGCGGCACGGAGTGATTTGTTTTTCGGAACAATTGCAGGCGCCCTGGGACGCGTTGGCGGCCAAGGGCTCGCTGCCGGGCAAATATGCGCTGAAGCTAATATAATGACAATACCGGACACGCCGATACTGCCGACAGGAAGCTATCTGGCTGGACCGCGCTCGGCATGCGGCATCGAACTCGCGCCGCTGACCCGCGATGTGATTGTGACGATGAGGCTGAACGGCCAGTAGCGGCGAGGCGCGACCTTACATCGGACGCTTCGGCTCGCCCTTCTGTGGCGCGGCCGTGTCGGAATCCGATTTCTTGTGCTTGTCGGCGGCAATCCTGCGGATGCGGTCGAAGCGGCTTTCCTCGGTGGTTTCGGTCGTGACGACCGTCTGTGGCTTCTGCGCGAACACGATCATGGATCGATCTCCTGGGCTAGAGGCCTGTACGCCGGGAGAAAATCCCCCGGCGGTAGCAACCGGCTCCTGGAGCCGGCGCGGATTCAGGTCAGGCTAAAAGGTGACTCGTATGAACCACCTTCCAGACCGGCTGAATCCTTAGTAGCCGCCCATCCCGCCGCCGCCACCGCCGGCAGGCGCCGCATCCTTGGCCGGGATGTCGGTGATCATGGCTTCGGCGGTGATCAGAAGTGCTGCGATCGAGCCGGCGTCCTGCAGTGCGGTGCGCACGACTTTCGCCGGGTCGACGATGCCGGCCTTGATCATGTCGACATAGGTCTCGTTCTGGGCGTCAAAACCCAGATTGTGGTCCTTGCTGTCGGCGAGCTTGCCGACGACGATCGAGCCCTCGACGCCGGAATTCTCGGCGATCTGGCGGATCGGCGCTTCAAGCGCCCTGAGCACGATCGAAATGCCGGCGGTGACATCGGCATTGGCGCCGTTGAGGCCCGACAGCGCCGACCTTGCGCGCAGCAGGGCGACGCCGCCGCCGGGCACGATGCCTTCCTCGACCGCCGCGCGCGTCGCGTTCAACGCATCGTCGATGCGGTCCTTCTTTTCCTTGACTTCCGACTCGGTGACGCCGCCGACGCGGATGACGGCAACGCCGCCCGACAGCTTGGCCAGCCGCTCCTGCAGCTTCTCCTTGTCGTAGTCGGAGGTGGTCTCCTCGATCTGGCCCTTGATCTGGGCGACGCGCGCCTGGATGGTCGCCTTGGTGCCGGCGCCGTCGATGATCGTGGTGGTGTCCTTCTCGATCAGCACACGCTTGGCGCGGCCGAGCATCTCGATGGTGACGTTTTCGAGCTTGATGCCGAGATCCTCGGAAATCATCTGGCCTGCGGTCAGCACCGCGATGTCTTCCAGCATCGCCTTGCGGCGATCACCGAAGCCCGGCGCCTTGACGGCCGCGACCTTGAGGCCGCCGCGCAATTTGTTGACGACCAGCGTGGCAAGCGCTTCGCCTTCGACGTCCTCGGAGATGATCAGCAGCGGCCTGCCGCTCTGCACCACCGCTTCGAGGATCGGCAGCATCGCCTGCAGATTGCCGAGCTTCTTCTCGTGGATGAGCACATAGGGCTCTTCCAGCTCGACGCGCATCTTGTCGGCATTGGTGACGAAATACGGGCTGAGATAGCCACGGTCGAACTGCATGCCCTCGACGACGTCGAGTTCGGTTTCGGCGGTCTTGGCTTCCTCGACGGTGATGACGCCGTCATTGCCGACCTTGTCCATCGCCTTGGCGATCATCGCGCCGACGGTTGCATCGCCGTTGGCGGCGATGGTGCCGACCTGGGCGATCTCGGCCGACGACTTGACCTTCTTGGCCTTCGCCTTGATCTCGACGACGACGGCGGCAACCGCCTGGTCGATGCCGCGCTTCAAGTCCATCGGGTTCATGCCGGCGGCAACCAGCTTGGCGCCCTCGCGCAGGATCGAGGCGGCCAGCACGGTCGCGGTGGTGGTACCGTCGCCGGCGAGATCATTGGTCTTCGAGGCCACTTCGCGCACCATCTGCGCGCCCATGTTCTCGAACTTGTCGGCAAGCTCGATTTCCTTGGCGACGGTGACGCCGTCCTTGGTGATGCGCGGCGCGCCATAGGCCTTGTCGATGATGACGTTGCGGCCCTTGGGGCCCAGCGTGACCTTCACCGCATTGGTGAGGATCTCGACGCCGCGCAGCATGCGGTCACGCGCGTCGGTGGCGAATTTGATTTCCTTGGCAGACATTTTTTCAATCCCGTTCGAATTTGGAGTGGACGAACCCCGCGCGGAAGGCGCGGCGCTCCAGTCAGGCGGCCTTCTTGGCTTCGACGCTCTTGTCGATGACGCCCATAATGTCGGCTTCCTTCATGATCAGAAGGTCCTCGCCGTCGATCTTGACCTCGGTGCCCGACCATTTGCCGAACAGGATCAGGTCGCCGGCCTTTACGTCGAGCGGCACAAGCGCGCCGTTTTCGTCGCGTGCGCCGGGGCCGACGGCGATAACTTCGCCTTCCTGCGGCTTTTCCTTGGCGTTGTCGGGAATGATGATGCCGCCCTTGGATTTGGTATCGCCTTCGGCGCGCCGGATGACGACGCGGTCGTGGAGTGGCCGAAACTTCATGAAAACTTCTTTCTGGGGCCGGCTTAGGCGGCCGCTTCCCCCATATAGGCGCTTTGGCACTCGATAGATAGGAGTGCCAAAAATTATTCGCGGTCTCGATAAATATTGAAAAGTATTATTTCGGCCGGCGATTTCGTGATATCGCGAATGGTATAAATAATTCAAAAAATTGAATTTTGCCGGTTGAGTGCCTATTTATCGGACAAGTTCACTTTCACGATTTCAAACGCAAGGGAGATTTGTTCGATGGCCGACGGCAATCAGACGATCATGGAAAAAGCTGAAGCCCGCTTCGTCGACAAGCAGAAGAAGACGGCGGAGCGCAACAAGGCGACCGCCGAGTACATGTCCGAGGCGAAGGCCAGGGAGATCAAGACGGCGAAGCTCAGGACATTGCGCCTGGCCAAGGAAGAGGCAGACCGCGTCGCCGAAGCCCTGAACCCGACGCCGAAGAAGAAGCGGGCGACCAAGAAGGCCGCCGCAACGGAGGCAAAAACATGAGCCTGACCTTCCCCAACCGCAGCCGCAGCTATGACGAAGCCGGCAAGCGCATTCGTTTCGTCGGCCATGACGGCATGTTCCAGATTTCCTTCTCGGTCGCCGCCGATGCCATGACCAGGATGCAGCCGGCAACCGCGGCCAACGAGGCCGGTTACCTCGCCACATTCGACACCGAGAGCAGCGCCATCCGCGACGTGGCCTCGAAGGCCTACGGCCGCACGCGCAAGAGCATGTATGTGCTGACGGCCGACGACTTCGGCTGATCAGCCGAGGTCCATGTCCTCGATCATCGTCCGTATCTTCGCGGCTTTTTCGAAATGGTCGAGGCGGTGGGTCCTGATCCACCATTCCGCTGCTTCCATCAGCAGTTCGGGGTCGTCATTCCTGTTGGCGAAAAACGCGTAGAACGACACGCCGACGGCAGGCCCTTTCTCGGAAATCTTGCGGTCGCAGACCTCTAGTATCTTTTGCCTCAGGCTCGCTCTCACGGGAATCCTCTTCGTTCTGGTGCTGCGGGGTCCTGGCCACCCTCAGAGCCGGCGGCGGGAACGTTCAACCCTTGCGCTCCGCCCTCTCCCGGCGCCGGATGTCGCCGACATTCATCTGCAAGACCATGTCCTCGGCCTCGCGCGGGCTCATGCCGACCATCACTTTTTGCCTGATCACGGCTGGCTGGCCAGTGAAGACATCGACGATGGCCCAGCTCTGGGGCAGATCCATGCGCAGTGTATAGCGATTGGCCATGATTCTCAGCCCTGCAACATGAAAAACACCGTACCCAGGACCAGGATCGTCCAGGCGATCACCGACAGCTTCAGCGCCATTCCGCCATGCGTGGCCAGAAGGTCCCGCAGGCGCGCTACGATACCGGCCGAAGCGACCGGCGACGCCACGACGGCGACGGATGCCTTGACGCCGAGTTTTCCAAAGACCGGCAGCGGTGACGGTTCACGCACGAAAATGACCTCGAATGTCGGGGAAAGTAGAAGCGAGCAGGCTCGCGCCCCTGCCATAGCACTCTTTTCGCGAGCACCCTGCATGCCAAATGCAGATAGGTGGTTTTAACGTCGGCCCTTCGCGACCATGGTCGTCGGAGGCGACAATGCCGCAACCGCGCAAACCGGCCGCGACAAGAGGTCGGGCGCAGCTTCTCGGCTGTATGATTTTTGGAGGCCTCGCCTCGGGATCGAACCGAGGCTTCAGAGATTTGCCGTCTCCAGCGTAGCCGCTCCGCCACGAGGCCATTGCAACCGACCTAACGGGGAAATGCTTGCGGAAAAGTTAAGCCTGACGGCTGTTCTGTCGGCACTTTGCGAAATGTCGCTTGGCATCGCTCTTCGGCAGACTTTGTGCCCCGAAATCCCGAGGAGCGAGCGGTGCCGTGAGTATCCAGGCTGCGCGGACAATAAATGACCGGCACGCAGCGTGCCGCCAGGCGATTCAGAGCTTCAAATAACAGCCCTATCTCTTTGTTTGCAAACAATTCCAAGGGGAAGCCATCCAGGCCTTTCCTGAAAAACTCAGGCCCCTACGCCGCGGCGCTGCGGTCTTTCCCGCCGGCCTCGGCCTTGAAGATGCGGAACGTGTTGCGCCCTGCCGCCTTGGCGGCATAGAGCGCGGTGTCGGCCTGCGCGAAGAGATCGCAAGGCGCGCCTTGCCCGGCAAATGCAATGCCAACCGAGGCGCCCAGCCGCAGCGACTGGCCACGCACCACGACCGGCTTGCCCATCCCCTCGATGATCTCACGCGCCACGCCGGAGACGGCAGCCCGGTCGAGATGCGAGCCAAGCAGCACCGCGAACTCGTCGCCGCCGACGCGCGCCACCAGATCCGCCTCGCCGCAACCTTCGGCGAGGCGCTCGGCCGCCGCCTTCAGGCACTCGTCGCCGACGACATGGCCGAACGTGTCGTTGACCGCCTTGAAGCCGTCGAGATCGATCAGCAGCAGCGCGCCGAGTGGACGGCTGGCATCCGGCTGCGCCAGCCGCGCCTGGAAGCGGGCGCGATTGGCAAGCCCGGTCATGGGGTCGAATTCGGCGAGATAGCGCATCCGGTCCGACAGGATCTTTTCCTCGGTGATGTCTTGCTTCATGCCGAAGATGCGCACCGGCACATCAGCCTCGCACTCGACGGTCGCGGTGATGCGGATCCAGCGGCTGTGTCCGGCGAAGGTGGTGATCTCGGCGTCGAGGGTGAAGCCGCTGCGCTCGGCGATCGCGCGGCTGCGCAGACTGTCCAGCGCCTTGCGCGACTCCGCCGGATAGCACTTGATGATCTCCGAACGGTCGAGTGCTGCGCCGCGCGGCAGGTCGAACAGGTCGTAGACCACATCGGTCCAGTGCAATTGTTCGCCGGGCAGGCTGCATTCCCACACGCCGATGCGCGCGGCGACCGAGGCGCGGTCGAAGATCTTGCGGCTGTGCGCCAGCGCAACCTCTTGGCCGGCGATCAGCGCCGCCTGCGCGGCAAGTTCAGCCTTGAGCTTGGCGATGGCTGCTTCGCGGCGGCGCTCGGCCCAACGCGCATCCTGCCGACCCTTGCCGTTTCGTGTCGAAGCGGTGGGCCGCGCCGGACCTTTGAGACTGTAGGGTGTGTCGGACATTGCGGGGCTCTGCTGCCTTGGCGGACAGCCACCATGGCGCAGGAGCGATTAACACTTCGCTGACACTTCCCGAGCGGCAGCGGAATCTCCGGCGAAAATCCATCGATGCCAAGCTTGCGGCGAAGCGATCGCCGACGTCAACTTTTCCCCTTGAACACTCCCCCGATCTAGCCTACCCTCGACTTGAGAAAAGGTTTTTCCAAACAGTTCCGATCGGGCTCGGCCATTGGCCGGGCCTTGTTCCGGTCTGTAAGAGAAAACCTTTTCCCAACTAAGGATTCTCGATGGCAGCGGACGATCAGCCTGTTCCGGTCTTTCCCAAGCCCGTCACCTTGCGTGACGTGGCGGCGCGGGCCGGCGTCAGCGTTGCCACCGCCTCGAAGGCGCTCAACGACCAGGGGCGGATGACCGCCGAGACGCGCGAGCGCATCCGCGAGACGGCGCGCAGCCTCGGCTTCCGGCCCAACAGCCTGGCGCAGAGCCTGCTCAGGCGCCGCTCCTTCACCGTCGGCCTGCTCACCAACGATACTTACGGCCGCTTCTCGCTGCCGCTGATGTCGGGCATTTCGGACGCGCTGGTCGACAATGGCGTCTCGGTGTTCCTGTGCAATGTCGAGGAGGATCCGCGGCTGGGCCAGCTGCATGTCGAGGCCATGCTCGACAAGCGCGTCGACGGCATCATCGCTACGGGAAAACGCATCGACCGCCATCTGCCCGTCGATCTCGCCAATCTGCGCATCCCGGTGATCTATGCCTTCACCCAGCCCGATCCCGACGCCGTCGCCTTCGTCTCGGACGATGCCGGCGGCGCGCGGCTGGCGGTCGAGCATTTCTGCCGGCTCGGCCGCAGGCGCATCGCCCATGTCAGTGGGCCGGCGAGCTTTGCCGTGGTGCACGCCCGCGCCCAGGCCTATCGCGACGTGCTCGCCGAAAACGGCCTGCCGGTCACCGAGCCGCTGCTCGGCGCCTGGTCGGAAGCCTGGGGACATGAAGCGGTGGCGCAATTGTTCGACGGCAAAAGCCAACGGCCGGACGCCGTCTTTTGCGGCAACGATCAGATCGCGCGCGGCGTCATTGACGCCCTGCGCGAGCGCGGCCTCGACGTTCCCGGCGATGTCGGCGTCATCGGTTTCGACAATTGGGAGATCGTCGCGGAAGCGACGCGCCCGCCGCTGACCTCGGTCGACATGAACCTGGTCGCCCTCGGCCGCGAGGCCGGGCTGACCCTGCTTTCCCTGGTCGGCGGTCGGCCCGCCGCGCCGGGCATTCGAAAACTGCCGTGCCGGCTGGTGGTACGGCGTTCCTGCGGCCATCCGCTGGATGGCTGAAACGACGCGCCGCGTGATCGGCGCCAAGCCGCGGATAGCGGCCAACCCTGGAGGAGGAGAAGATGAGGAACGTGATTGCCAAACTGGCCCTGGCCGCTGCCGTACTGGGCAGTGGTCTCGGCACTGCCGCCGCCGACACCGCCAACATCTGGGTGCGTGCCGACGGCTCGAATTTCATGCCGCGCATCGTCGACGCCTACAACAAGGCGCATAAGGACCAGATCAGGCTCGACATCATCCCCAACGCCGAGATCATCCCGAAATATGGCGCGGCCGCCGCCGGCGGCACGGCGCCCGACGCACTGTCGCTCGACCTGATCTACACGCCCTCCTTCGCCGCCGCCGGCCAGCTGGAGGACATCACCGACTGGGCCAAATCCCTGCCCTATTTCGCCAGCCTGTCGCCGGCGCATGTCAAGACCGGCACCTACAAGGACCACATTTACGGCCTGCCCTTCTCGGCCGACGCCTCGGTGCTGATCTGGAACAAGAAACTGTTCAAGCAGGCCGGCCTCGACCCTGAAAAAGGCCCCACCAACTGGGCCGAAATCGCCGCCGATGCCGAGAAGGTCAATGCGCTTGGCGGCAACATCAAGGGTTTCTACTTCTCCGGCAATTGCGGCGGTTGCAACATCTTCACCTTCACCCCGCTGATCTGGGCCTCGGGCGGCGATATCCTCTCGGCGGACGGCTCCAAGGCGACGCTGGACAGCCCGCAATTGCGCGGCGCCATCGATCTCTACCGCTCGATGGTCAAGAAGGACCTGGTGCCGGCAGGCGCGCAGACCGACACCGGCGCCAACTTCTTTGCCGCCTTTGCCGCCGGCAATATCGGCATCTCGCCCTCCGGCGCCTTCGCCATCGGCGCGCTCAACACCCAGTATCCCAATGTCGACTACGGCATCACCTTCCTGCCGGGCAAGGATGGCGGCTGGTCGTCCTTCGCCGGCGGCGACAATTTCGTCGTCACCAAGGGCACCAAGAAGCTCGCCGTGGTGAAGGAGTTCCTGGACTTCGCCTATTCGCTCGAAGGCCAGACCATCCTCGCCAAATACGGCAGCCTGCCGGTGCGCGGCGACATCGCCAAGGACGCGCTGAAGGATCTCGACCCGCGCTACCAGGTCGCCGCCGAGGCCATGGCCAAGGGCAAGACGCCCTATTCGGTGGTGTTCAACGACCTGATCAACTCCGCCAACGGCCCGTGGACGCAGATGATCAACGAGGTCTTCTTCGGTGACGATGTCGATGGCGCCATAGCGAATGCGCAGGAGACCATGCAGTCGATCATCGACCAGGCGCCGCAGAAGTAGCGGCCGCCTGCCGGCCGCCCGCCTGTCTCCCTGGGCGGGTGGTCGGCGTGCTCCTTACCCTCCCCCTTGTGGGGAGGGTCGCTGCGAAGCAGCGGGGTGGGGTCAGCGCCAGCCCCCCACCCGGACCTGCGGTCCGACCTCCCCACAAGGGGAGGTAGGGCGGCCAACTGGATGCGACGCAAGAACAGGCAAAGCATGACCACCATCACCGCAAGCACCACCGCCCCGCCCCGTGCCCGAAAGCTGGTCGGTGCCGGCCGCCGGCAGTGGATCGGCCTCATCTATGTCGCGCCGGCGGTGGCGCTGGTCATGGTGTTCTTCGTCATCCCGCTCGGCATGACGGCGTGGATGTCGCTGCACAACTGGCCGCTGATGGGCGAGCATACCTTCATCGGGCTCGACAATTACTGGGCGATCCTGCGCGACACCAGGTTCTGGAATGCACTCAAATTTACCGGCTACTACACAGTGGTCGTCACCATCGCGATCTTCGCCGTCGCCTTTCCCCTGGCGATCTTCATCGAAAAACCGCGGCCGCTGACCAACCTCTACCGCACCTTCTTCTTCATGCCGGCGGTGGTCGGTTTCGCCTCCGCGAGCCTGCTTTGGTCGTGGCTGCTCAACGTCGATTCCGGCCTGTTCAGCCCGGCTGCCTACGACCTCGGCCTGATCGACAGGAAGTTCAACCTGCTCGCCACCTTCCAGCCGGCCTTCTGGTCGATCATCGCCATGGTGGTGTGGAAGGTCGCCGGCTTCACCATGATCATCCTGATGACCGGCCTGCAATCGATCCCGCAGGATCTGCAGGAGGCCGCCGTCATCGACGGCGCAGGACCGTTCGCCAGGTTCCGGGCGATCACCTTGCCGCTGATGCGCCGCACGCTGGCGCTGGCGCTGATCCTGTCGGTCGCGGGCTCGATCCTCGCCTTCGACCAGTTCTACATCATCCTGCGCGGCGGCCCGCGTAACCAGACGCTGACGGCGGTCTACTGGATCTTCAACCAGTCCTTCGTGTCGTTCAAGCTAGGCTATGGCGCGGCACTGTCCATGGTGCTGCTGGTCATCCTGGTGGCGCTCAGCCTCATCCAGCTGTGGCTGCTGCGCAAGCCCGAGGGGCTCGACTGATGGCGCAAGCGATTTCAGCCAGGGGCAAGCTCGCCGCACGCCTGGCCAGGCACTCCACCGGCATCATCGCCTCGCTGCTGTTCCTGGCGCCGATCGTGTGGACGGCGCTGTCGGCCTTCAAGCCCGCGGCCGAAGCGCGCCTGCCGCCGCTGCCGCCCTGGCCGACCACGGGCGTCTCGCTGGAAAACTATGCCACGCTCAACTCCTTCGGCGACGGGCTCTGGGTCTCGGCGCAAAACAGCATCTACGTCTCGGTGATGACTGTCCTTTTGTCGGTCATCGTCAGCGTGCTGGCCGGCTACGGCTTTTCGCGCTTCCGCTTTCCGTTCAAGGACCTGTTCTTCGTCCTCATCCTGTCGACGATCATGATCCCGTTCCAGTCGATCCTGACGCCGATCTTCCTGGTGCTGACCAGGCTTGGCCTGCACAACACGCTGACCGGCCTGGTCGGCGTCTATGTGACGCTGCAATTGCCGTTTTCGATCTTCATGATGCGCAACGCCTTCGACGCCGTGCCGCGCGAGATCGAGGAGGCCGCGCGCATGGACGGCGCCGGCAACGCCACCATGCTTTTGAAGGTCATGCTGCCGCTGGTCTGGCCGGGCGTCGTCACCATCGCGCTGTTCGCCTTTCTCGGCGCCTGGAACGAATTCCTCGCCGCGCTGGTGCTGATGACCGACCAGTCCAAATTCACGCTGCCAGTGATGATGACGGCACTGCAGTCGGGCCGCTTCGGCGCCATCGACTGGGGCGCCGTGCAGGCGGGCGTAACCGTGATGATGGTGCCGTGCCTGATCCTGTTCCTTGCTTTGCAGCGCTTCTACATCCGCGGCCTGATGGCCGGGGCCGTCAAATAGACAGAACGGAGTGAGTT comes from Mesorhizobium japonicum MAFF 303099 and encodes:
- a CDS encoding carbohydrate ABC transporter permease — protein: MAQAISARGKLAARLARHSTGIIASLLFLAPIVWTALSAFKPAAEARLPPLPPWPTTGVSLENYATLNSFGDGLWVSAQNSIYVSVMTVLLSVIVSVLAGYGFSRFRFPFKDLFFVLILSTIMIPFQSILTPIFLVLTRLGLHNTLTGLVGVYVTLQLPFSIFMMRNAFDAVPREIEEAARMDGAGNATMLLKVMLPLVWPGVVTIALFAFLGAWNEFLAALVLMTDQSKFTLPVMMTALQSGRFGAIDWGAVQAGVTVMMVPCLILFLALQRFYIRGLMAGAVK
- a CDS encoding sensor domain-containing diguanylate cyclase; this encodes MSDTPYSLKGPARPTASTRNGKGRQDARWAERRREAAIAKLKAELAAQAALIAGQEVALAHSRKIFDRASVAARIGVWECSLPGEQLHWTDVVYDLFDLPRGAALDRSEIIKCYPAESRKALDSLRSRAIAERSGFTLDAEITTFAGHSRWIRITATVECEADVPVRIFGMKQDITEEKILSDRMRYLAEFDPMTGLANRARFQARLAQPDASRPLGALLLIDLDGFKAVNDTFGHVVGDECLKAAAERLAEGCGEADLVARVGGDEFAVLLGSHLDRAAVSGVAREIIEGMGKPVVVRGQSLRLGASVGIAFAGQGAPCDLFAQADTALYAAKAAGRNTFRIFKAEAGGKDRSAAA
- a CDS encoding LacI family DNA-binding transcriptional regulator, with amino-acid sequence MAADDQPVPVFPKPVTLRDVAARAGVSVATASKALNDQGRMTAETRERIRETARSLGFRPNSLAQSLLRRRSFTVGLLTNDTYGRFSLPLMSGISDALVDNGVSVFLCNVEEDPRLGQLHVEAMLDKRVDGIIATGKRIDRHLPVDLANLRIPVIYAFTQPDPDAVAFVSDDAGGARLAVEHFCRLGRRRIAHVSGPASFAVVHARAQAYRDVLAENGLPVTEPLLGAWSEAWGHEAVAQLFDGKSQRPDAVFCGNDQIARGVIDALRERGLDVPGDVGVIGFDNWEIVAEATRPPLTSVDMNLVALGREAGLTLLSLVGGRPAAPGIRKLPCRLVVRRSCGHPLDG
- a CDS encoding GYD domain-containing protein, with the translated sequence MKVTILANYAPHAAKGLMQGSDRQAAVKALFESVGGKMTSVMFTRGIYDVVVNGEVPDQSAGIGMSLAVRASGSLTEMVVLEELDMKAVLAAAKKAAGAYKPAG
- the groL gene encoding chaperonin GroEL (60 kDa chaperone family; promotes refolding of misfolded polypeptides especially under stressful conditions; forms two stacked rings of heptamers to form a barrel-shaped 14mer; ends can be capped by GroES; misfolded proteins enter the barrel where they are refolded when GroES binds), coding for MSAKEIKFATDARDRMLRGVEILTNAVKVTLGPKGRNVIIDKAYGAPRITKDGVTVAKEIELADKFENMGAQMVREVASKTNDLAGDGTTTATVLAASILREGAKLVAAGMNPMDLKRGIDQAVAAVVVEIKAKAKKVKSSAEIAQVGTIAANGDATVGAMIAKAMDKVGNDGVITVEEAKTAETELDVVEGMQFDRGYLSPYFVTNADKMRVELEEPYVLIHEKKLGNLQAMLPILEAVVQSGRPLLIISEDVEGEALATLVVNKLRGGLKVAAVKAPGFGDRRKAMLEDIAVLTAGQMISEDLGIKLENVTIEMLGRAKRVLIEKDTTTIIDGAGTKATIQARVAQIKGQIEETTSDYDKEKLQERLAKLSGGVAVIRVGGVTESEVKEKKDRIDDALNATRAAVEEGIVPGGGVALLRARSALSGLNGANADVTAGISIVLRALEAPIRQIAENSGVEGSIVVGKLADSKDHNLGFDAQNETYVDMIKAGIVDPAKVVRTALQDAGSIAALLITAEAMITDIPAKDAAPAGGGGGGMGGY
- a CDS encoding co-chaperone GroES, which codes for MKFRPLHDRVVIRRAEGDTKSKGGIIIPDNAKEKPQEGEVIAVGPGARDENGALVPLDVKAGDLILFGKWSGTEVKIDGEDLLIMKEADIMGVIDKSVEAKKAA
- a CDS encoding DUF1488 domain-containing protein; this encodes MSLTFPNRSRSYDEAGKRIRFVGHDGMFQISFSVAADAMTRMQPATAANEAGYLATFDTESSAIRDVASKAYGRTRKSMYVLTADDFG
- a CDS encoding DUF6500 family protein; translated protein: MRASLRQKILEVCDRKISEKGPAVGVSFYAFFANRNDDPELLMEAAEWWIRTHRLDHFEKAAKIRTMIEDMDLG
- a CDS encoding carbohydrate ABC transporter permease, translating into MTTITASTTAPPRARKLVGAGRRQWIGLIYVAPAVALVMVFFVIPLGMTAWMSLHNWPLMGEHTFIGLDNYWAILRDTRFWNALKFTGYYTVVVTIAIFAVAFPLAIFIEKPRPLTNLYRTFFFMPAVVGFASASLLWSWLLNVDSGLFSPAAYDLGLIDRKFNLLATFQPAFWSIIAMVVWKVAGFTMIILMTGLQSIPQDLQEAAVIDGAGPFARFRAITLPLMRRTLALALILSVAGSILAFDQFYIILRGGPRNQTLTAVYWIFNQSFVSFKLGYGAALSMVLLVILVALSLIQLWLLRKPEGLD
- a CDS encoding ABC transporter substrate-binding protein, with amino-acid sequence MRNVIAKLALAAAVLGSGLGTAAADTANIWVRADGSNFMPRIVDAYNKAHKDQIRLDIIPNAEIIPKYGAAAAGGTAPDALSLDLIYTPSFAAAGQLEDITDWAKSLPYFASLSPAHVKTGTYKDHIYGLPFSADASVLIWNKKLFKQAGLDPEKGPTNWAEIAADAEKVNALGGNIKGFYFSGNCGGCNIFTFTPLIWASGGDILSADGSKATLDSPQLRGAIDLYRSMVKKDLVPAGAQTDTGANFFAAFAAGNIGISPSGAFAIGALNTQYPNVDYGITFLPGKDGGWSSFAGGDNFVVTKGTKKLAVVKEFLDFAYSLEGQTILAKYGSLPVRGDIAKDALKDLDPRYQVAAEAMAKGKTPYSVVFNDLINSANGPWTQMINEVFFGDDVDGAIANAQETMQSIIDQAPQK